A window of Selenomonas ruminantium subsp. lactilytica TAM6421 contains these coding sequences:
- a CDS encoding HD domain-containing protein: MKELLKKMHTWMDDYMHKFFTEDEEVMQGIRIKMEHTGYVTAIARELAQHLQLSEHDVQLAEIMGLFHDVGRFRQYSIYKTFNDAQSEDHAELGLKVLAEEMPYMDELAAEDAELVRYAIKYHNKKEIPAEATGRKLLFARLLRDADKLDIYRVLSPFLDPEKAEQAPKFIKADASQFISPDFMTAFKEGQQADYHMLKTLGDRKLVRLLWVYDVNFGWTLQKMVERGYIQKVIDHLPEQEGVDVGVKRMWKYIEEKCAAEDVI, translated from the coding sequence TTGAAAGAATTATTGAAGAAAATGCATACCTGGATGGATGACTATATGCATAAATTTTTCACGGAAGATGAGGAAGTTATGCAGGGCATCCGTATCAAGATGGAGCATACCGGCTATGTTACGGCTATTGCCCGGGAATTGGCGCAGCATTTGCAGCTCAGTGAGCATGATGTACAGCTGGCTGAAATCATGGGACTGTTCCATGATGTGGGGCGTTTCCGCCAATACAGCATCTATAAGACATTCAATGATGCTCAATCGGAGGATCATGCCGAGTTAGGCCTTAAAGTCCTGGCCGAGGAAATGCCCTATATGGATGAGCTGGCAGCGGAAGACGCAGAACTCGTGCGCTATGCCATCAAGTATCATAATAAGAAGGAAATTCCTGCTGAGGCAACGGGCAGGAAACTGCTGTTTGCCCGGTTGCTGCGGGATGCGGACAAGCTGGATATCTATCGGGTGCTCTCGCCGTTCCTGGATCCGGAGAAGGCCGAACAGGCACCGAAGTTTATCAAGGCCGATGCCAGCCAGTTTATAAGTCCGGATTTCATGACGGCTTTCAAGGAAGGGCAGCAGGCGGATTATCATATGCTCAAGACCTTGGGAGATCGCAAATTGGTGCGTCTTCTGTGGGTTTACGATGTGAACTTTGGCTGGACGCTGCAAAAGATGGTAGAGCGTGGCTATATCCAGAAGGTTATCGACCATTTGCCGGAGCAGGAAGGCGTTGACGTGGGCGTAAAGCGCATGTGGAAATATATTGAGGAAAAATGTGCGGCTGAGGATGTAATCTGA
- a CDS encoding ArsB/NhaD family transporter codes for MIAVVIFVAAYALIISEKVHRTIVGIFGAMLMILFGIISQETAIHHIDFNTLGLLMGMMIIVNITSETGLFNFLAIWAAKKVKAKPVALLVALSAITAVCSALLDNVTTVLLTVPITFSITSQLKVDVKPYLMAQIISSNIGGTATLIGDPPNIMIGSAVGLSFMDFLQNMTLVSVVIFIVVQAVLVAIYGSKLKTTPELQDKVMRLNAKSHIADKALLKKCLAVIFFTITLFTLHGALGLETATAALTGAGLLLLITYTRNEAMIAKVLSKVEWLAIFFFAGLFVLVGALVETGVIKAMAAEALAVTNGNVPMTAMLILWMSAIASAFIDNIPFVATLIPLIQDMGQMGLSNLEPMWWSLALGACLGGNGTLIGASANVVVASLAAQHGKQISFIGFMKVAFPVMILTIILANIYIWIWHL; via the coding sequence ATGATTGCCGTAGTTATCTTCGTGGCGGCCTATGCCCTGATTATCTCCGAGAAGGTACACCGTACCATCGTGGGCATCTTCGGCGCCATGCTGATGATTCTCTTTGGCATCATCAGCCAGGAGACGGCTATCCACCACATTGACTTTAACACATTGGGCCTTTTGATGGGCATGATGATTATCGTCAATATCACCAGTGAAACGGGCTTGTTCAACTTCCTGGCCATCTGGGCGGCCAAGAAAGTCAAGGCCAAGCCGGTAGCCCTGCTGGTGGCTTTGTCCGCCATCACGGCTGTATGCTCGGCCTTGCTCGATAACGTGACCACGGTGCTTCTCACCGTGCCCATCACGTTCAGCATCACATCGCAGCTGAAAGTAGATGTGAAGCCCTATCTGATGGCGCAGATCATTTCCTCCAATATCGGCGGTACGGCTACCCTTATCGGTGACCCGCCGAACATCATGATTGGCAGTGCCGTGGGGCTGAGCTTTATGGATTTTCTCCAGAACATGACGCTGGTATCCGTGGTCATCTTTATCGTGGTGCAGGCGGTGCTCGTGGCAATCTATGGCAGCAAGCTGAAGACGACGCCGGAACTGCAGGATAAGGTCATGCGGCTCAATGCCAAGAGCCATATTGCGGACAAGGCGCTGCTGAAAAAATGCCTGGCCGTTATCTTCTTCACCATCACCCTGTTCACTTTGCATGGTGCCCTGGGGCTCGAAACGGCTACGGCAGCCCTTACGGGTGCAGGTCTGCTGCTATTGATCACTTACACGCGCAATGAGGCCATGATTGCCAAGGTGCTCTCCAAAGTAGAGTGGCTGGCCATCTTCTTCTTTGCCGGTCTGTTCGTGCTGGTTGGCGCGCTGGTGGAGACAGGCGTCATCAAGGCGATGGCGGCAGAAGCTTTGGCTGTGACTAATGGCAATGTGCCCATGACGGCCATGCTGATCCTTTGGATGAGTGCGATTGCTTCCGCGTTCATCGATAACATTCCCTTTGTCGCTACCCTGATTCCGCTGATTCAGGATATGGGGCAGATGGGGCTTTCCAATCTGGAACCCATGTGGTGGAGTTTGGCACTGGGGGCCTGCCTCGGCGGCAATGGTACCCTGATCGGTGCTTCGGCTAATGTCGTGGTAGCATCCCTGGCAGCCCAGCATGGCAAGCAGATTTCCTTCATCGGCTTTATGAAGGTTGCCTTCCCCGTGATGATCCTGACCATTATCCTGGCCAATATCTACATCTGGATCTGGCATCTCTAA
- a CDS encoding glutamine--tRNA ligase/YqeY domain fusion protein: MAENTTIANNFVQNAIEEDQKNGKYTEGIHTRFPPEPNGYLHIGHAKSICLNFGLAEYNHGLCNLRFDDTNPTKEDTEYVDSIQEDIRWLGFSWQKRMFYASDYFDKLYDYAVELIKKGLAYVDDLTAEEIKEYRGTLTEPGKESPYRNRSVEENLDLFARMKAGEFADGAKVLRAKIDMASPNMVMRDTVIYRIAHAHHHRTGDKWCIYPMYDFAHPLSDAIEGITHSVCTLEFEEHRPFYDWLLENLDFDVNTRPRQIEFARLNLTNTVTSKRKLRQLVEEGHVRGWDDPRMPTISGLRRRGFTPASLRNFCEEIGVAKGNSLVDVAMLESCVRADLNENADRIMAVLRPLKVVITNYPEDKEEWLLADNNPIHGGHRFVPFSRELYIEQDDFMEEAPKKFFRLKPGGEVRLKHAYIIKCEEVIKDEAGNVVELRCTADLESKTGGATAGRKIKGTIHWVAAKTAVPAEVRLYDYLLETDENGNLPADFIGALNKNSLEIIENALVEPSVKLQAAGKHYQFLRTGYFVIDPDTTPEKLVFNRVVGLKDTWAKEKNK; the protein is encoded by the coding sequence ATGGCAGAGAATACGACAATCGCCAATAACTTTGTGCAGAACGCGATTGAGGAAGACCAGAAGAACGGTAAATACACGGAAGGAATCCATACCCGTTTTCCACCGGAACCAAATGGCTATCTGCATATTGGCCATGCCAAGTCCATTTGCTTGAACTTTGGTCTGGCGGAGTATAATCATGGCCTTTGCAACCTGCGTTTTGACGATACGAATCCCACGAAGGAAGACACGGAATATGTGGACTCTATTCAGGAAGATATCCGCTGGCTGGGCTTCAGCTGGCAGAAGCGCATGTTCTATGCTTCCGATTACTTTGACAAGCTCTATGATTATGCCGTGGAGCTTATCAAGAAGGGCTTGGCTTATGTAGATGATCTGACGGCTGAGGAAATCAAGGAATACCGTGGCACGCTGACGGAACCGGGCAAGGAAAGTCCTTACCGCAATCGCAGCGTGGAAGAGAATCTCGACCTGTTTGCCCGCATGAAGGCTGGCGAGTTTGCTGATGGGGCCAAGGTTCTGCGTGCTAAGATTGATATGGCCTCCCCGAATATGGTTATGCGCGATACGGTCATCTACCGCATTGCCCATGCCCATCATCATCGCACGGGGGACAAGTGGTGCATCTATCCGATGTATGACTTTGCTCATCCCCTGTCCGATGCCATCGAAGGCATCACCCATTCCGTATGTACGCTGGAATTTGAGGAGCATCGTCCCTTCTATGACTGGCTGTTGGAAAATCTGGACTTTGACGTGAACACCCGTCCCCGTCAGATCGAGTTTGCCCGCCTGAATCTCACGAACACTGTGACCAGCAAGCGCAAACTGCGTCAGCTGGTGGAAGAGGGCCATGTGCGCGGCTGGGATGATCCCCGTATGCCGACCATTTCCGGCCTGCGCCGCCGTGGTTTCACGCCGGCCTCCCTGCGTAATTTCTGCGAGGAAATTGGCGTGGCCAAGGGCAACAGCCTGGTGGATGTAGCCATGCTGGAATCCTGCGTCAGGGCTGACCTCAACGAGAATGCCGACCGCATTATGGCGGTGCTGCGTCCCTTGAAGGTGGTTATTACCAACTACCCTGAGGATAAGGAAGAATGGCTGCTGGCGGACAATAACCCCATTCATGGCGGTCATCGTTTCGTGCCCTTCTCCCGTGAGCTCTACATTGAGCAGGATGATTTCATGGAAGAGGCTCCCAAGAAGTTCTTCCGTCTGAAGCCGGGCGGGGAAGTGCGTCTGAAGCATGCTTACATCATTAAGTGTGAAGAAGTCATTAAGGATGAAGCTGGCAATGTGGTGGAACTGCGCTGCACGGCTGATCTGGAATCCAAGACCGGCGGGGCAACGGCCGGCCGCAAGATCAAAGGCACCATTCACTGGGTAGCAGCGAAGACTGCTGTGCCTGCCGAAGTGCGGCTCTATGATTATTTGCTGGAAACCGATGAAAACGGGAACCTGCCCGCAGACTTTATCGGTGCATTAAATAAAAATTCCTTGGAAATCATTGAAAATGCCTTAGTGGAACCCAGCGTGAAGCTGCAGGCAGCAGGCAAGCATTATCAGTTCCTGCGCACGGGCTATTTCGTGATTGACCCGGATACCACGCCGGAAAAGCTGGTCTTCAACCGCGTGGTAGGCCTCAAGGACACCTGGGCCAAGGAAAAGAACAAATAA